The Caldicellulosiruptor obsidiansis OB47 genome segment GACCAAAAAAGGCTTTCTGAGTATAGGCGCGACTATGTGGGTTTTGTATTTCAGTTTTTTAACCTCATAAATGGTCTTACGGTATATGAAAATGTGCTCTCAAGTGCACATCTTAGCAAAAATCCATTGGATGTTGATATGGTATTAAAAATGGTGGATGTGTTTTCTGAAAAGGACAAATTTCCGTTTGAACTGTCTGGCGGACAGCAGCAAAGGGTGGCAATTGCAAGAGCAGTTGTTAAAAACCCTGCATTGATTTTGTGTGATGAGCCAACAGGTGCGCTTGACTATGAGAGCAGCAAACTTGTGTTAAAACTTTTAGAAGATGTAAATCAGAAGTTTGGCACAACCATTTTGATAATTACACACAACCTTGCAATTTCTAAAATGGCAGATGTTACGTTGAGATTAAGGTCAGGCAGGCTTGTTGAATTTTCTGAAAATCCTCACAAGATCTCTGCTCAAGAGGTGACATGGTAATGGTAATCAAAAAAATTCCCCTGCGAATAATGGAAAGAGAGTTTTTGCAATTCTTTTCTATAATGATGCTTGTAGCTATTGCCGTAATGACATATACACTCTTTGCTGTGTCAATGGAAGACATAGATATAAATTATAAGATATTTAAAAAAGACTTCGTCCAGGAAGATGGGTATTTTATAACATCACAAAAGATAGATAAGAAGCTTTTGAAAGAAAAGTTTGGTATTGAACTTGAAGAGAGACTTTTTTATGAAATTCAGCAAGATGGGGTTACTTTAAGAATATTTTCAATTTCAAATAAAATAAACAAGCCATATGTAGAAGCGGGTAAGATGCCAAGGCAAGGCGAAGTTTTGCTTGACCCGAGCTTTTTTAAAACCCAGCAGTATCACACCTACGATGAAATAGTCATTTCAGGAAAGAAATTCAGAGTAAGTGGAGTAGGGTATCTTCCTGATTACATTTACATTATTAAAAATGACCAAGACCTTCTCCCAGACCCCAAACACTTTGGTGTTGTGTTGATGCTAAAAAGCGAGATGCAAAAACTATTTCCTGTGGTTCCTGTTCATTACTATAGCTATAAAGGAAAAGTTAACAATATTGAAAATTTCAAAAGCTTTATAAATTCTAATTGGAGACTTTTAAAGTTTGTTGAAAGAGACCGAAATCCAAGAATAATATACACAGAGATGAAACTTGAAAATGCAAAGAGAATGACATTGCCACTCAGTCTTTTTATAATTCTTGTATCCTCATTTATACTTTTTATTGTCATGCGAAGGGTAATAAACACTATGCATGCGGAAATTGGCACACTTTATTCCATGGGTTATACTCAGGAAGATGTGGTCAAAGTTTTCATGAGATTTCCACTTTATATTTGGTTTTTTGGTTCTGTTGCTGGCGTTTTGATAGGATTTTTTGAGGCATCTTCGTTTGCACAGTTTTACAGGTCATACTTTACCTTACCAAAGATAAAAACAGTTTTACCTTGGCAGCATATATTTGTTGCAATGGTGCTACCAGCCATATTTATGTTTCTTTCAGGGTACCTTGCTCTTAAAAACTTTTTCAAGCTGACAATTGTAGAGATGCTTCATGGAATTGACGAAATAAAATTTGGCAAGCTTCCTACAATAAAGTTTTTTGATAGATTTGAATTTAAAACAAGGATTATGCTCAAATATGGCTGGAGACATATAGGAAGAGAGGTTATTTTGGCAGTTGGCATTATCTTTTCAACAATCCTTATGATGTATGGGATGACGGCAAAAGATTCAATCGTTGTTGCAATTGAAAGAACATATGAGAAGAATTTTAGGTACAATTATCTTTATTCTTTGAATTCTGTGTCCACACACCCTGAGATTAAACTCCAAAGCGCAGCTGAGCCATACAACCTTTTGTCTTTTGACATTGAAGGGACAAAGCTGAGTATTATGATTTACGGTGTGAAAAGTCACTCAAACATGATAAAGCTCTATGATGATAAAGGGAATGAAATCTCTGTGTCAAGTGAACTTATCATAACCAAACCTCTTGCAAGCAAACTCGGTATTGGCGAAGGAGATGAGATTAAACTAAAGAATGAATTTACAGGCAAAGAATATACTTTAAAAGTAAAAAAAGTAGCTAACCTTCCAGTCGGAAACAATGGGTACATGGAACTTGAAAGTTTTAATAAGCTTTTTGGATATAGAAATGGAGAGTATATTGGGATATTCTCAAAAGAGAAGATGGATATTCCTGAGAACTTGTTTTTTGAGAGTTATACTAAATCTGAGCTTATAAATACAATAAAGGCCTCAGCTGACGACCTTTCAAAGACTATTGGAGTTATAGCGCTAATTGCCGCTATTCTTGCGCTTTTAATTGTGTATGTTCTGTCTACTTTAACTCTCAATGAAAATAAGAAAAACATAGGGATTTTAAAAATGCTTGGATACAAGGAAGGAAATATTTTTAAGATGATTCTTGGCTTTAATTATGTTTCCTTAGTAACAGGGTTCATTATAGGTGTGCCTCTTTCTAAATTGACAATGGATAGTCTTATAAGTAGAGCCACAAAAAATATCGATTTTGCTATGAGCATTGATTTGAGCGTAAATAGCATTTTATCAACATTTGCAGTGTTAACTGTAGTGTTCCTGCTTTCAAGACTTTTGGCAAGACAAAAAATAGCAAAGGTAATGCCTGTTGAGATATTAAGACAGCAGGTTGATTAAAGTCAAAAGGGCTGACTCAAAAGAGAAAAGCGCAGCCCTTTTTGCTATCTCTTCGTATGTATATCCAGAGTATTTCAAAATTAGCAGCTCTCTTTGTTCCTCAGGCAGTTTTTCAAGTGTCATTTTGACCTGAAGTATTTCAATGTCATCTTGTGGGGTTTGAGAGCAAAGCAGGTATTTTTCTCCCATAGAAATTCTCTTTTGCGATTTTAAGTAGTTTATTGCAAAGTTTTTTGCAACAGTAATAAGCCATCCTTGGATATTATCCTCGCGAGGGGGATTTTTAATGAGCTTGTAAAAAACTTCTTGTGCAATGTCTTCTGCCTCTTTTGAAGTCTTCAACATGAATGTCAAGTAATTTAGCACCTTTTGATAGTATTTAGAGTAAATCTGCTCCAAATCCAGCGACCCAAAACCCCCTTTGTTTTTCGCTTTCTAATATTATAAACAATTTAAAAACAGGATTTGTGACATGTTTTAAAATAGTATTAAGAGATTTTTTAAAATTTCTGCATGCTAGTTTAGGGTGTATTTGGTATACTGCAAACTAAATCAGGATAAAAAATATTAGGAGAATTTTTGTAAAAGGAGGGCGAGATAATTGTGAAGATAAGCAAATCCATAAAAGAAGCAATATTAAATGGAGCAAAAATTGTCAAGGAACATTTCAGTGGGGAAGATGTTTATAGTGCTTTGCCCGAATCAGACAGGTTTGAAATTGAGTTTTGCATAGAAATAGAAAAAAGTGGTTATTTCAATCTATATTTGAATTATAAAATAGAAAAGTACACAAAAGCTGTCTATCTTGTAGATATAGATGGATTATGTCATGGCGATATTAGATTGCATACTGAATTGGATGAAGTTTCAAAAATGAAGATTGGAAGAACCTTCTTAGAAAAAGGTCCGAAAAGAATCAAAATTTATGGTGGCTGGGGAGTAGCTCGCATATATGCAATTGAACTTGAAGAAGATAAGTTGCAAAATTACAGTGCTCCTTCATTTGATCTTTCAAACAAAAATGCATCTGATAAATGCAAAAAATTGATGGAATATTTTTCAAAAATTTATGACAAAGCAATTGTTGCAGGCCAGCACACAAACACAGCAGCAGGACCAGAAATTGCATATTTAGAATATCAAACAGGCAAAAAACCAGCTCTTCGTGGTTTTGATTTTCTAAGCTATACAAGACACACCATTACTAATAATATGACCTACGATGCAATGTTTGAAGTAATTTTAAATAAAGGCTCTGTTGAAGAAGCAATTAAATGGCATAAGGAGTTAGGAGGAATTGTGACATTTTGCTGGCATTGGTTTTCTCCAATAGGAGGCAATGATAAGACTTTTTATACAAAAAACACCGATTTTGATATTGAGGTTGGTCTTTGCCCTAATACTGAAGAAAACAAGCTGCTAATGGAGGATATATATGAAATTGGCAAGTGGCTAAAAATCATGGCAGATGCAGATGTGCCTGTTATTTTCAGACCTCTTCATGAAGCAGATGGCAGGTGGTTTTGGTGGGGAGCAAAAGGGTTTAATGCTTACAAAAGGCTTTACTATCTTTTATATGATGTATACACTAATTACTTTAAGCTAAACAATCTTATATGGGTTTGGAATGCACCACATCCTGATTGGAGAATAGAAAAGGACTACTATGATATTGCAGGGGTTGATTTTTATGCCCCACCCCAAAACTATGGTCCTATTTCATTTTGGTATGATTATGTTTATGAGCTGACAGAAGCTAAAAAACCCATAGCTTTGACAGAAAACGGGCCAATCCCTGACCCTGAGGTCCTACAAAATACAAAAACTTATTGGCTTTGGTTTATGCCTTGGTGGGGTGGATTTACGGCTGATGGCAAGATAAATTCGTTTGAACATCTAAGAAAGGTTTATACCCACCCTTACGTAATAACACTTGATAAATTTGACTTATTTAGAAGATGAAAAAAATAAAAATTCAAGGCTGCCATTTGAAAAAGGTCATTTTATATGTTCTGAAGTGAACTGGCAGCCTTGGAATTTTGTTGTAACTGGGATTTTAAACTTTTGACCTTAAGTAGCTACTTTTCTAATACTAGAAAAGAAGGAGTTATTTACATTTTGAAAAATTCCCTCTATGTCAAAATCAGTTTTTAAGCTTTGTAAATTATATCCATAGTTTATATCTTGAAGTTTAAGACTGAAAACATCTTTTGCAAAAATCCATGGAATTTTATTCATGTAATCAGGGAAAGGTGAACATTGACTTGGGAGAATATCAATTCTTTTGCCAAATAGCGGTCTGTTTTTGCCAAAGCTGAGGTATATATCAATATTTTTAAGCGAAATATTTCGGATATTATTATCTTTGCCATAGATTAAGATCCCATTTTCTGAGTAAGCTTTTACATTTGAAATAGAAATATCTTCAATAAAATTACCGTCTTCAGGGGAAACAATTACAATTGGTTCACCTTTTCCCCACCATGTACCAGCAAATATTTTTGTTGTCATGATAACATTTGAAATTGTGACTGATTTGACATACCCATTTTTGCCGTTTGCGAATATTGCAATTCCTCTGTTTGAATTTAGGATGATAAGATTAGAAACAACCACATTCTTTACTTTGCTATCTAAATGTCCCATTCTCACAGCTGCTGAGCGTGTTTGCATAATACAGTTTGACACAATTATATTTTCACATGGTTTGTCCCAGTTTGTAATGCCAGATATAGCAACACAGTCATCACCGCATGTAAAGAAGCTATCTGTGAGTATTACATTTTCGCATGAGCAAAGATGTATACCGTCGCTGTTTGGGACTCTGAGGTTGTTCATAATCCTTATGTTGTGTACCTTGATGTATTTCGATGAATGGATGCATACTGTCCAGCAAGGTGAGTCAATAATAGAGACACCACTCAGGCTAATGTTTTCACAGTTATAAAAGAATATGGGTTGATTTGGTCTACAAATTGGCTTACATTCTGTCTCTTCAAACTGCTCTTTGTCAAGTTGAGATAGCTCTTCAAACTGATTAAATGCTCTTGAAAAATCCATAAAACTGCTTCCAGAAAGGTCAATTGTACCTTTTCCCTCAACTGCTATGTCCTTTTCATTCATCGCATACAAAAAGGAAGTAACCTCTCCCCATTCGTTATGGTAATAACCAATTTGGTAGTAATCTTCAATATTGTTGGTTGCTTTGATTACAGCACCTTCTTCTAAATATAGGGTTACATTAGATTTTAACCTTATAGGACGACTCAAGTAAATTCCAGCAGGTATAACTACAACTCCACCACCATTTTCAAAACAGATGTCAATAGCCTTTTGTATTGCCTCTGTACTGAAACTTACACCATCTGGTTTTGCTCCAAAGTCAGTTACAATTATTCTCAAGAGTTTACCTCCTATTACTTTAGGTTCATACATTTAAAATAACCTAAAAAATCACTAAAATCCTCTCAATAATTTTGAGAAAATGTTAGATTTTGATGGTTGCAAATAACAGTGATTGAATATATTGTAATAAACGAAAAAGAAGGGCATAAAGCCCTCCTTGCAATCCCTGTAGGGTTTGAGGAAAAACTTACTTTATCCACTCAACCACATTCCAGTTTCTTTCAGGTACTGTTTGAGGATAATTTTCAGTGTATCCTAAAGCAATTGCCCACAAAGGTTTGTATCCCTCAGGGATTTTGAGAAGTTTTATATAATCTTGTGCTTTTGGACTTGAAAAAAGTATCCCGACAAATCCTATCCAGCACGTTGCCAAACCGAGAGATTTTGCAGCAAGAAGGATGTTTTGGGTTGCAGCTGCACAGTCAACCTGGGCAGATTGACTATTTTCTTTTCCTGAAACGATTATAGCTATTGGAGCGTTGTGGAAAACGTTAAAATCTTCTTTTGATGCGAATTTTTTTAAGTTTTCATCAGAAGACTGGAGCATAATGTTTCTTATTTCTTGATTTATTTTGCTTAAAATATCAAGGTTTTGAACCACTGTAAAAAACCATGGCTGACCGTTTACAGCAGATGGAGCAAAGATTGCAGCTTCAAGTAAAAGTTTTATCTTTTCCTCTTCAACTTGAGTAGGTAAAAAACTTCTTACACTTCGACGCTCTTTAATTGCTTTTATTACTTCATTTTCAAAAACACTGCTCATTTTGCAAGCACTCTCCCTTCAAAAGAGTTTCAAAAAATTTAGTTTTCTAATTTCAAGACTCTAAAACTTGTTGGTTCTAACTTGATTTCATAGATATTTTCATTTTCTGATATTATAGAAACTTTAAGATCAGAAGCTTTTAAAGGATCAATAAGTTTTTTGTTTTTGTTCTTAATGTGTAAGTTTACCTTAGTTCTGTAAGGCAAGAAGGACTCTATTATGAAAGCGCCATTGCTGTATGCAAAAATGCCTATCTTTTCGCCAGCTTCAATGTAGAAATCAAAATTTTTCATAAATACCTTTCGAATTTCTGTCAATACCTCAGGTGGCCAGTTGTAAATGTCAGAATAATTTTCGGGTGTAGTCAAAGTATAAACAGTCCCTCTGCCATAAAAGTCTTTCATCAGGACAGGAAAGTTGTTTTCGCCTGAGATTGCGACAATCTCCTGCCATGACGCATTTGTCCTGTGTTCTAAAACAGGAATTAGCATTTCTTTTTTACCATATACATACTTTGAAAATGAACACACTTCTGTTTTAATGGCAAATAAGTTTGTAAAAACCTTTTTGTCTGTCACTCTCACAGAAGTTAAATCTTCAATTCCTCTTCCTTGCATGGCTTTTAAAAAACCAGAGGTCATTATTACGTCTTTTCCGGCTAAGAGATGATTTTTAAGCTTCTGCAGGATATCTTTGTCATTTGCACAGTCTGCTGTAATAAAAACAATATTACTGTTTTCAGGAAAATGTGGTGTAAGTTCAAAGGGTATTCCAACCATTCCTAAGTAGTCATAGATATGGTCTTCACCGTATGAATTAAATGGATGGTAAACAGGAATTCCTATAGGATTTTCAATATGTTTACAAATTTCATCAAGATGTTGAAGCTGCAGCCCAAGTGCTGGGACAAATACAGAGTTTCTCAGATGTGAGAAGTCAAACAAGGTGATTTCTTTAGCTTTGGCAAATACAGTTAAATTTGCTTGTTCAAGGTAGCTACCAATATTGTATATGCAATCTAAAGCGTCAAACCAGCCACCAAGATTTTTACCAGGTTTTAGATTTTCAAACCATCTCAAAAGTGAATAGCTTGCATACCTTGGAAGATGCTGCTGAGTGTGTACAGGGTCGCGAGTTTCTGTACCTGTGTAGACATAGTCAAATAGTTCTACCTGAGTTTGAGGGTTGTAACCTGTTTCTTGATACGACTCTATCCAATTTGGATATTTGATTATTAATTTTACATTTGGATTGACACTTTTTGCGGGTTTTATTATATACTCACTTGAAACTTTTGTCATTAAGTTTAACCTAAATTCACTCCAGCTAAGATTTCCTTTTGCTCTAATGCAAGATGGGCATGTGCAAGCAGTGAAGAAAAAGTCGTCTAAAATAATTTCATCAAACAAAGAAGCTGTATATTGAACAATTTCTTTTAGCTTTTCTAAATGCTTCTGGTTTGTATAGCAAAAGGTGTTAAAGATTCTATAATAATCAAGTTCCTCATTTCCAAATACCACAGTTGCAGTAATACCACCAGAAGTTTTGATGTTTTGTTCTTCAAAAAACTCCTTTATTTTGAGCATCTTTTCTTTTGAGAGGGTATTTGCACCTCTGTGCATTTCAAGGTATACCTTAGAGATGTCTAAATATCTTTGGAAGAATTCCAAATCTTTTTTAAACGCCTCAAACTCTACATTTTTCAAAAATCCAGCAGGACAGTATATTGCCAGTTTAAAGTTTTCGTATGCCATTTGTCAAAACCTTCCTTTCAATGTTCGAGTGAATCGATTACAAGAAATATTATACTACTTGAGATTCTTATTACAACCCTTTTGAATAAAATGAAAAGTAACATAATGCTGTATGGTATAATAATTCTCAAAATTTATCTTAAAGACCAGGTAGTTTTGAGATGAAGCTATATCAGGTAGATGCATTTACAGATAAGTTATTTCAGGATAACCCAGGGGAGGTTTGTATATTAGAAGATTCATCAGATGAAGAAACAATGCAAAATATTGCAATGGAGATGAACTTGTCTGAAGCGGCAAGGCAATTACCTTTTTCAAAACAGAAATAAAGGACTGCCCATAGCATCAGTTCAGGCAGTCCCTGGTCTCTTTTCTAATTTTTACAGCTTTCTCAAATGCTTCTTTTACAATATCTGCACAGCACTTTCCAGTAGGGTTATTTATCTCGCATTTACAATCTTTCATTGCACCTGTAATTTTACATACTTCACTGAGAGTTTTTGCTCCTTTTTTCAAAACTGCTTCCATTATGTCATCTTCTGTAACCTTGCCGCAATAGCACACGTACTTAGGATTTGCATCTTTTTTAAGCCAAATAGGTACCTTTAGCTGCTGCTTGTAAAAGAGTTTTTCGCCTTGGTAATATCCCACATCACACTCTGGGTTTGTACACAAGAAATAGTCATTGCTTCCTACTTGAGATAAATACTCATCTAAAACTATATGCTTTACAGTGAAATTCTTAACAAGCATTCCTTGGTGCTTGCAAATAGGGCAGGTTTGAGAGGAAGCTTTAATATAGCTGCTTTCACAGCATGAGCAGCTTGAAGTTGTACAGCAGTCCATATTTTTACTCCTCCTTCTTTAGCACTTTGAGAATTTCACCTATAAACATTCTATGATAATCTTTTGCAGGATAAAAATTGTCAATGCTTTTATCCAGAAAATTCTCAGGGATTATATCTTGAAAATAAATCTTTTTGCAAATCAAAACAAGATTAGCTTGCTCAAAAAACACTGTCTTGAACTCTTCATCTTCTTTGGGAGTAAGTCTTGCCATCTCAACCTTGTTAACATTTTTACCAGAGTATTTGCCGCAGATTTCAAGAGCTGACCTATACTCCATGCCGAAAAATGAGAGTGTAAAAAATTCATTTTCTTCAACAAACTTTCTTGTAAACCTCTGAGGTCTTATTACACAAGAAACAACAGGCCTTTCCCAAATATAGCCCAGGCTTCCCCAGCTTGCAGTCATTGTGTTAAAGGAATTGATATTTCCTGCTGTAATAAGCATCCAATCTCGTCCAATTAAGGTAAAAGGGTTAAACTTGAGTTCTTCAATTTTGATTGTTTTGTGTATCATTAAAGAAATCACCTCGTTAAAAATTTTAAGCTTCTTAGAGCTTGCATTATTATCTTAAATTAAAATATACGACAATAAATTTTAATTTTCAAATCATTTTGGTTGAAAAATTTAACACATAAAGATGTTCCTAAATTTAAAGACTATAAGAATAAACTTTTAGACAGAAATAAGCTGGTTGAATGTTTGTAGTTAAGAGTGGCTTCAAATATTCTTCTTGACCCAGAAAGAAAAATCTGTTATTATATAATTGAAAATGATTTTCAATTAACACAAAATATCAATTACAAGTTGTTTTCAAAAAACAGGTAGTTTTATATGAAATAACATGAGAGGTGATCAGCTTTGACGCTTGATATGATTTCAAAAGGTCAAGAAGTTGTGATAAAGAGTATAAAGAGCAAAAATGCACGCGTGTATGCTTTGAGATTTGGTATAAATGAAGGAAGCAAAGTAAAATGTGTAGCTAAAATAAATAATGGTCCCATTATTCTCAGGAAAAATCACCAAGAGATTGCAATAGGAAACGGTCTTGCTAAGCAAATTGAAGTTGAGACTCAAAAGTAGAAAGGGGTTAGATAGATTTGAACTGTCACTGTGTTCAAGAGATGCTAAATATTCCAGATAACAAGGAGGTAATAGCACTTGTTGGGAATCCTAATGTTGGGAAGTCAGTTATTTTCAATAAACTGACAGGAAGATATGTAGAAGTTTCAAATTATCCCAGCACAACTGTAGATGTTAATTATGGTTTTTACAAGGATTATGTTATTGTCGATACACCAGGCGTTTATGGAATTTCTTCTTTCAATGATGAAGAGATTGTAACGCGTGATATTGTGCTAAATACTCAGAAGATTATAAATGTAGTCGACAGTGTACATCTTGATAGAGATTTATTTTTAACGCAGCAACTCATTGACTATCAAAAAGAAGTAATAGTAGTACTTAACATGTTTGATGAGATTGAAAAAAATGATATCAAGATTGATATAGAAAAGCTAAAAGATATACTTGGTGTTGAAGTGATAGCCACATCGGCAAGCAGGGGAGAGGGTATTGACAAGTTAAAAGAGGCTATAGATAAAAATCTTTTTAAAAAAGGCAAGTCCACACCTAATTTAGAGAAGATTTTAGAATCTGAAAGAAAGAAATTTTCTTGGGGAAGCCTTGCCGAAGCTGAAAATGTGTTCAGTTCATCAGTATCTGAACTTCAAGAAAAGATATACGCTTTGAGACGCAGTTATGTAGATGAAATATTCAATAAAACAGTCAAGTTTGATACCAGAAAGCTTGAGTTCAAAAACAAACTAAGTCAAGTTCTCATAAATCCTGTTACAGGCATTCCTATTTTAATCTTCACTTTGTATGTCATGTATTATTTCATGGGTGTTCTAGTTGCGCAAAGACTGGTTGACTTTACTATGAATACAGTGATGGGAGAGTATTACCTTGGCTTCATCAAAGGGATTGTGAAAAAGTTTGTTTCAAATGCATTTTTAGAAAAGATTATTATTGGCAATTATGGAATGCTTTCTATGTTTCCAATTATCTTTTTGGGATTGCTATTTCCTCTTGTTGTAGCCTTCCACCTTTTTATGAGTATATTAGAAGACAGCGGTTATCTCCCCAGAATTGCAGCTCTTGTTGACAGAGTATTTAATAAAATAGGTTTAAATGGAAGAGCAATAATTCCTATAATTTTGGGCTTTGGTTGTGTTACAATGGCAACAATTACAACAAGGATATTGGGGTCTAAAAGAGAAAGGCTTATCACTATGTTTTTGCTTGGCCTTACAATACCTTGTTCTGCTCAACTTGGAATAATCAGTGGGCTTATTTCCAGACTTGGATTTGAGTATTTGGTTGCTTATATTTTGATAATTGGGAGCATCTTTGGAATTGTTGGTATGATATTAAACAAAATTTTAAAAGGAGAATCAACATCGCTTTTTATAGATCTTCCAACTTTGAGATTTCCTCAACCTACTAATGTTTTGAAGAAGACTTATTATAAATCAAAAGGATTTTTGATAGAGGCTTTTCCAATTTTTGTTATGGCAACGCTTGTTCTTGGGATTTTAGATGCCACAAATCTTCTTCATGTTATAGAAAATTTTGCACAGCCGGTTATTACAGGATTTTTAAAACTGCCAAAGCAGATAACAGAGGTATTTATTCTGAGTATAATAAGACGTGATTATGGGGCTGCAGGGCTTGTGACAATCCCAACAACAAAAGGTCAGATGTTTGTTGCGCTTGTAACAACAACATTGTTTGTTCCTTGTATTACTTCTTTTGCTATGATGACAAAAGAGAACGGGCTTAAATATTCAGGTTTTGTATGGGTTTCTTCAGCTGTGATTGCGATTTTAGTGGGAGGGGTTCTTGCACATATAGTACTTTAAAGATTCAGTCCAAAACAAAAGGGAGAGTGTTTTTATGATGAAAGTAAAATGTCCTGTATGTGGTTATGAGATGGATATTTCAAATAGAAAATGTCCGCGATGTAACGCATCTTTGTTTGAAGCACTTAAGTGTTCAGGAAATTGCAAAAGCTGCAAAAAGAACTGTTCAATGAAGTCTTGACATCTGAGCTTTTGGGAGAATAAAATGTATATCATAAATAAATTGCAAATTACAAATTGATGTGGCGGAGCAGTGATAATTAGAATGAAAAAAGAACAGTTAGAAGAAATAAAAGATCAGCTTAAGCAAAAAGGTTATAAGCTCACAACCCAAAGAAGAATAATATTAGATTCAATTCTTGACAATCAAGATAAACATTTGAGTATTGAGGAGATTTACAAGATAGTAAAAGAGAAGATGCCAGAGATTGGACTTGCAACAGTATACAGAACCATAATGCTTTTGAACGATTTAAAAGTTCTCAACAAGATTGACCTTGACGATGGATGTTCACGTTTTGAACTTTCAAATAGCGAAGATTCTCACAATCATCATCAC includes the following:
- a CDS encoding flavin reductase; the encoded protein is MIHKTIKIEELKFNPFTLIGRDWMLITAGNINSFNTMTASWGSLGYIWERPVVSCVIRPQRFTRKFVEENEFFTLSFFGMEYRSALEICGKYSGKNVNKVEMARLTPKEDEEFKTVFFEQANLVLICKKIYFQDIIPENFLDKSIDNFYPAKDYHRMFIGEILKVLKKEE
- a CDS encoding FeoA family protein, which encodes MTLDMISKGQEVVIKSIKSKNARVYALRFGINEGSKVKCVAKINNGPIILRKNHQEIAIGNGLAKQIEVETQK
- the feoB gene encoding ferrous iron transport protein B is translated as MNCHCVQEMLNIPDNKEVIALVGNPNVGKSVIFNKLTGRYVEVSNYPSTTVDVNYGFYKDYVIVDTPGVYGISSFNDEEIVTRDIVLNTQKIINVVDSVHLDRDLFLTQQLIDYQKEVIVVLNMFDEIEKNDIKIDIEKLKDILGVEVIATSASRGEGIDKLKEAIDKNLFKKGKSTPNLEKILESERKKFSWGSLAEAENVFSSSVSELQEKIYALRRSYVDEIFNKTVKFDTRKLEFKNKLSQVLINPVTGIPILIFTLYVMYYFMGVLVAQRLVDFTMNTVMGEYYLGFIKGIVKKFVSNAFLEKIIIGNYGMLSMFPIIFLGLLFPLVVAFHLFMSILEDSGYLPRIAALVDRVFNKIGLNGRAIIPIILGFGCVTMATITTRILGSKRERLITMFLLGLTIPCSAQLGIISGLISRLGFEYLVAYILIIGSIFGIVGMILNKILKGESTSLFIDLPTLRFPQPTNVLKKTYYKSKGFLIEAFPIFVMATLVLGILDATNLLHVIENFAQPVITGFLKLPKQITEVFILSIIRRDYGAAGLVTIPTTKGQMFVALVTTTLFVPCITSFAMMTKENGLKYSGFVWVSSAVIAILVGGVLAHIVL
- a CDS encoding Fur family transcriptional regulator translates to MKKEQLEEIKDQLKQKGYKLTTQRRIILDSILDNQDKHLSIEEIYKIVKEKMPEIGLATVYRTIMLLNDLKVLNKIDLDDGCSRFELSNSEDSHNHHHLICVKCGKVEEAEDDLLESLEDQIEKEKGFKVVNHIVKFYGICKDCKKE